The following is a genomic window from Desulfonatronum thiosulfatophilum.
TGATTGGATCGGTCCTGAGGGTTCCGGTCATTTTGTGAAGACCGTTCATAATGGGATCGAATACGGCGACATGCAGATCATATGTGAGGCCTACCATCTCATGTCCCAAGGGCTGGGCATGAGCGCGGCGCAAATGCAGCCCATTTTCGCCCGCTGGAATAAAGGATTTCTGGATTCTTACCTGATCCAGATCACGGCGGATATTCTGTCGCAGGTTGACCCTGACAGCGGAAAGCCCGTGGTGGACGTGATCCTGGACGCGGCGGGGCAAAAAGGGACCGGGAAATGGACGTCCCAGGTCGGCCTGGATCTGGGGGTGGCCATCCCGCAGATCGCCGAAGCCGTCTTTGCCCGGAGCCTTTCCGCCGCCAAGGACGAGCGGACGGATGCGCATCGAAAGCTCACCGGCCCTGATCCCAAATATACCGGAGATTCCGAAATGCTCGTGAAACAGTTGGAGCAGGCAGTCTATGCGGCAAAAATTTGCTCATACGCTCAAGGGTTCCAGTTATTGCGAGCGGCTTCCCAGGAGTTTGCTTGGAATTTGAATTACGGCGGGATTGCTCAGATATGGCGGGAGGGATGTATAATTCGAGCCCGGTTTCTGGGAGACATCAAAAAAGCGTACGATGCCGACGCTTCCCTGGCCAATCTCCTTCTGGCTCCGGTGTTTCAGGAAGTTTTGGCCAATGCGCAATCCGCATGGCGCAATGTCTTGAAAACCGCCATGGACTTGGGGATCCCCATGCCGGTCATGGCTTCGTCCCTGAGTTACTACGACGGGTACCGTTGCGCGCGCCTGCCGGCAAATCTGCTTCAGGCGCAACGAGACTACTTTGGTGCACATATGTACGAACGAACAGACCGGCCCCGGGGAGAGTTTTTCCATACCAATTGGACCGGAATGGGAGGAGCAACCTCTTCGACGACTTACAATGTGTGAAGATGAGTAGATTCAGAAAAAGCAGAGGCGGCTGTTGCCGCCTCTGCAGTGGAATTATGGATACAGGTCGAGCTAACTCTTGAATCTGCGATCCCAATCGAATTCCTTCGATGTGACCACGTCTTCAAGGCGTCGGATTCGTTTGTCCAAACGGTCAAACTTGCTTTTGATCCGGGAAAATCCTTCGTTTCTGGAGCGGGCGTAGACCTGGTAGAAATCATTTTCCTCGTCGGTGTTCAATGGCAGCACCGGTTCAGGTTTGAGGAGAAATCCAACCAGCAAGTAGATGCCCACTACCGGCCAGAAGCCCGTGAAGAAGAGCAGCATGACGGCGATGAATCGCGTCCAGAAAACCGAGATGTTTAAGTACTTCGCCAATCCCTTGCATACGCCAAGGATGATTCCGCTTCTGGAGCGGTAGAGTCGATCATGTGGTGTGTTTGCGAAATCCATCATGGTGTTTCACCTTTCTTGTCCCGACGCATCAGGATGGACTCCAGGTTTTCCACTCGGGAGTCCAGCTTCTCGAGGTTTTGGTAGATTTCCTGGATCATCCTGGCCTCGTTCTCCTCTTCGGGGGAAAGACGCGATTCAGAGCCAGGCCGGTAGAATCGGATCGCCATCAATACGATTATTCCCAGAAAAAAAACAATGATCAACGCGCCGCCGACAAGAACAAGGGTTGATAAAAAACCCATCATGAGTTGTTCCTCGATGTTTTGTGTTTATGCGGTAAAAGCGTGGACGGCTCATTCTTCGCCCTGGTTTCTAACTGGAAATTCTTGCTTCAATTAGGCGAATCCTCCTGCTTTCTCGCAGGGTTTCGCATTCGCAGGGCTTCAATTTCTCGTTCAATATCCTCATCAACTTCCAGCTTGGCGAATTTTTCTTCCAGCGTAAAGGACTCTTCCTTGCGATCTTTTCGAAACCGGTCATCCATGACCCACGGCCCAGCCATTTCGGCTTCGGCTTCCATGCGGTCGATACGCTGTTCAAATTCCTCGAATCGCATCATGGCGACCTGGGAATCGGCCTTGCGCAGATCGCTTCCGACCCGCTTGCGATCCTTGGCTCGAATGTGACGCTGAACTAGAAGTCGTTGCTTCTCCTTGGCAGAGAGGAGTTTTTCCTCCAGCGCGGTGAGATCGGCCTTGTATCCATCTATGATTCTCTCGTTCTCGATCAGTTCCCGGGAGATTATTTCCTTTTTGGATTCGAGGCGTCGGCGTTCCATCAGCGCTTCCCGCGCCAGATCCTCATGCCCTTTTTCCACGGCCAATCCGGCCCTCTCCTGCCATCCGGCAGCCTTAGCCTCCAGCATTTCCCATTCGCGGCGGATTTTCACCGTGGCTGCCATAGCTCCGGCACAAGAGGCCTTGAGTTCTACAAGAGTTTCCTCCATTTCCTGGATCATCAAGCGGAGCAGTTTTTTTGGATCCTCGGCACGCTCCAGCATGGAATTGATGTTGGAACTGATAATGTCTCGAAATCGATTAAAAATACCCATTTATTTGCCTCCTTGTAATATCTTTTTGTAACTGCTTCTTCGTTTCGGCAGCATCTCCTGGCCATGGCTTTCGCCGTTACGACCTCAGCGTGTAAACATCTGCTGCCATTTGTCATTGAACGAAAGTCGGAAATCCATTTTTTTATGGTCCACCCGGACTTATAATTGCAGTTACATCATTCTGGTTGGGGACAGTTAAGCATTCTCTGTGCCATAGATGATTTGCATGGAATACGAGGAGGTTGTCAGTCCAGACAAAATGTCGACTTGACGTTTAGCGCCACATCTTGGCAAGCTATTCAAGCATATGGCGATAATTACCAAAACACATTCCCTGTTCAGCGAGGCTTTGGGACGATCCGATGCGTTCCTTTCGTTTCAGGAACAACTCGGCGCGGTGGCCAAGGTCGACCGGCCGGTGGTCATTATCGGTGAGCGCGGCTCGGGCAAGGAATTGGCTGCTGTTCGACTGCACTACCATTCCACCCGTTGGCAAGCGCCGCTGGTAACGGTAAACTGTGCCGCTTTGTCCGAGTCGCTCCTGGAATCCGAGCTTTTCGGTCATGAACCCGGCGCGTTCACCGGAGCCATACGCCTGCGTACGGGGAGATTCGAGTCCGCCCATCAAGGTACGCTTTTCCTGGATGAAATAGGGACCATGCCCTTGACCATGCAGGAAAAGATCTTGCGGGTCGTGGAATACCAGGTTGTCGAACGACTTGGCGGATCCCGCCCCATGGAGGTGGATGTCCGAATTGTAGCGGCCACCAATGCAAACCTGAAGAGCATGGCCGAAAGTGGCCGCTTCAAGGATGATCTGCTGGACCGTCTGGCGTTTGAAGTGCTGCATGTACCTCCTTTGCGAGAGCGGGAGGGGGATGTTCTCCTTCTGGCCGAACATTTTGCCGCACGCATGGCCGTGGAATTAGGATTATCCACAGCGCCGCGATTCAGCAAAAAGGTGTTGGAGATTCTGGAAGGTTATCCATGGCCGGGAAATGTCCGTGAATTGAAAAGCGTTGTCGAGCGTGCCGTGTTTCGGGCCAAGGGCTCAGAGGTGATCCGGGACGTGGTTGTTGATCCCTTCGCCCGGACAGGGCGGAAAGTAGTTGAAGCGTCCATGGAACCGTCTGCTGTCTCGCGACAGGAAAATGGTTCCACGGAACGGGGAGCCGGACTTTTGGAATCCATGAACCTTCCGGATGCCCTGGCCGACCTGGAACGGCGATACCTGGAACACGCTTTGCGTCAGGCGCGCTTCAATCAGCGCAAGGCCGCCAAAATCCTCGGCCTGCGCTACCACCAGTTCCGCGGGCTGTACCGCAAGCATTCGCAGGTCCAGGCAGAGTTGAACAATACCGATATGTAGAAGAAAATATGAAACGACTCAGCAGGTTGCGGTTATGGCCTCATCCGGCGCGAGGCTTCGCTTCGAGGGAAGACCTGCTTGGTTTCAGGATCCGGAATTCAATGTCTGGCTACCCGTGTTTTGCGGGAATGACTTGTTTTGCCGTTTCCGAATCAGCCATAACCGCAAAGGCGGGGATTCATTTTTTGCTGATGAACTGAATTGTCGGACAGGTGGGCTTTTTTCTTTTTTTTGGTGCAGCACTCGGTTGGCGGGGATGATCCCCACGAACAAGATATTGTGAAGAGATCAATGAGCAAAAAGATAAGATTTTCGGTGCTGGGAGCATGTCCATGAACTTCCAGGTTCTTCAAAATCGATTGTATTTCGATAAGAAGGACTATGAACTGTTGGGCATTGTCAACGATGTTCTGGATCGTGAAGACACTCCCAACTTGAAAAGCCTTCTGACCCCTTATTTGCATCCTCATGGCATCAAGGAGATGGCCGCATCCAAGGGATTGAGAATTGCATACGCCGTGGTGCGCTTGTTCCGTTCTCTGGAGCGAAGCAATGTCGACGAACGTCTACGAACCTTGAGTGCCCTGCGCGAAGAAGTATTTTCCTCATCCGGCGTAGGTTTGCGGAATAATACAGCCAGGGTTTTGCTGCAGATCATGAAGGAATTGGTTCGGGCCAAGGACGAGGAACAGAAATTGAAGCTGGCCCGTGATTTTCGGGAAGCAGCCACGGGACGTCCCCGGGCCATTGCCCGTCAGTTGCGGAAATACCATCTTGTGGAAATGCCCGAGGAATGGAACCAGATTGCCTTTGATGACCATGTTCATGACGCCAACACCAAAGGCCGCAAAACCGCGACTCATCTGATCATGGACGCCTGGATCAAGGGCATCCGCCGGCTACGGGTTATTTATTACAACTACTTGACGCCGGAAGTGGCCGATGAGTTGATGCGCGCGGCTGCGATCATGGATGTCGATGTCCGGGTGGGGCTGGAATTCACTCCACGTTTCCGGGGCCGTTATATCCGTCTGATCTGGTCGCCGCGCGGATTCAATGAATCCAGTGACTATTTGGACTTTTGCCGCCAGCCTGGCGTTCAGCAGTTCATGGATGAGGGGCGCGCCGCATCAGAGTATAAACAGGCTTATGTTTTTGCCGTGATGGAGGCGTTCAATCAGAAGCATCGGCTTGAGATCAACCGCCGCTTCGGCATTCTCATGCCCTTGCTGTCCCGGGATGAATTGCTGCATCTCGTCGGGACCGGACAGCCTTCTTTGCACCACCTGGCCAAATTGATTCATGACAAGATCCTGCCGCTTTTTCGCGAACGGCTTGACGATCTTCATGAATGCTGCGCTTATGGAGGAGAGGAGCAACGCCAGGCAGGCACGCAGTTGGCGGAAACGATGAATCGGTTCGATATCGAAAACATCATCGAGGAGTTTTTGCGGCCGAGCAGGAATCCGGATCTTCCCAACCTTGCTGTTCCCTCCGATGATGACGATGCGCCCGCTCTGCTGCGGGCTTCCCTGCAAGAACTTCTCGACAAGCTGGAACGATTGCATGCACGGTACCGCATCACCTTGGGGTTGAGCGGATTGTGGGCCGAGGATGTTCTCGAGATCCTTTACCAGAGTCAAGGTAGGGTCACCCGACTGGAAGCATTCAATTTTAAGGACACCGCATACAACCGTTGTCCGGACAATACTCGAATCTTTGAATTGCAGTCCGCCTTGAATTCGGGCAATGCCGTCTCATTGAAACGGGTTGTGATGGACATCGTCCAGAAGGTTGTGGCCGATCCTGATCGCAGTGAAGATCAGAAGATAAGACTGCGGTCGATTCTTAGCGATCTGGAAACCTTTCGAGATTATTACCGTGGTTCAGTTCTGGAATCCCGCATCGGGACGGATTCCACCGGCGGTTCGTCAAAAGTGCCGGGCATGGGTTTGGTTGTCGTGGATACCCTGCCATGGCGATGCCGGCGGCAGATGAACAAATTGGGTGACTTACAGGGCGGAATACCGATCCGGATTGATGTGGTTTTGCGCAAAACCTACGATTTTAGGCACTTCGAGCGCAAAATGAACCGGATGTCCGGTACCGGTCAGCCATGCATATGGAGTCGAATAATACCGTGGCTCTGTCCTTCCAACGATGAATGGCAGGTTCAACAATACCAGAGCGTCCCCTCGGAGCACAGCAACATCCGTATCCTGGGCGGGTTTGCCGATGCCAACGGCAATCGTCTGGAACTGGACTGCACCGTCCAGCCAAAGGTGAAGAAACGCCCCCACCCCAGGTATCTGAACACCAATATCAAAAACTGGCTGAAAATCCTTTGCGGGTTTGTACCTGCCTTTGCCACCTTCGCTTTGACGAAAGACTGGTGGTTGCTGGCCTATTTCGGGGCCTTGATCTGGTTTGGGATCACTGGTGTTCGCAACATTATACAATCCGTCCTGGGAGGCGGCGGATTGCGGCGCACGCCGTTTTTGCGTTGGAGCGAGTACGTCAAATGGAATCGAATTTCCGACTCCTTGATGTACACAGGGTTTTCAGTGCCCCTGCTGGACTTTCTGGTCAAGACGGTCGCCCTGGAGCAGGGCATGGGGGTCACCGTCGCCACTGCTCCCCTAACATTGTACGCCGTTATGGCCGTGGTCAATGGACTGTATCTTGCGAGCCACAATCTGTTTCGCGGCTTACCTAAGACCGCGGCTGTCGGCAACCTCTTCCGGACCATCCTTTCCATCCCCGTGGCTCTTGCTTTGAATTTTTTGCTCGGATTTGCGCTGGCATCAGCGGGGGTTCCGGCTGTGGGGGCGGTGCTGCAAAGCTGGGCCGCCATCATTTCCAAGCTGGCCTCGGATATTGTTGCCGGGTTTATTGAAGGCCTTGCGGATCGCGGCGTCAATTTCAGGGAACGAGCACGGGATTACACGCAGAAATTGCGGCAGATTTTCGATGTCTATGCGCGTCTTGAGCTGCAGCATCCCGATTCCGAAGTGTTGAGCGTTCTTGAGACGCCGGAGCGATTTGTGTGCTCGGTCAGTCTGGAGGAGGAGAGCCTGAACTTGGCTGCCATCGTCAATGCCCTGGATCTCATGTATTTCTGGATGTACCAGCCGCGGGCTAGGCATGTTCTGGAACAGATGATGCGACAGATGAGTACGGAAGAGCGCCGGGTTTTTCTCCTTTCGCAGTATGTCCTGCAACGGGAACGCGATATTTCCCAGCTGTTTCTGGACGGACTGGTGGGTAAGAATTTTGCTGGGGCACTGGCTTTCTATCTGCACAACTGGCGCAGATACCTGGAAGATATCCAGCGACTGGCCCTGCACCTGCCGTCATTCAGCATACCGGTACCCAAGCCCAGACGCACGCAGTGCCGAGTGTGATCGCAGTGAGTGTAATAATGCTCTGGTTTGGCCGGCATTTGATGAGTAGCATCCCTGTTTTTTGACACGTGAATAATTTTTCAGTAATGCGCCTTCACCTACATTTGAATTT
Proteins encoded in this region:
- the pspC gene encoding envelope stress response membrane protein PspC — translated: MMDFANTPHDRLYRSRSGIILGVCKGLAKYLNISVFWTRFIAVMLLFFTGFWPVVGIYLLVGFLLKPEPVLPLNTDEENDFYQVYARSRNEGFSRIKSKFDRLDKRIRRLEDVVTSKEFDWDRRFKS
- a CDS encoding PspA/IM30 family protein, whose product is MGIFNRFRDIISSNINSMLERAEDPKKLLRLMIQEMEETLVELKASCAGAMAATVKIRREWEMLEAKAAGWQERAGLAVEKGHEDLAREALMERRRLESKKEIISRELIENERIIDGYKADLTALEEKLLSAKEKQRLLVQRHIRAKDRKRVGSDLRKADSQVAMMRFEEFEQRIDRMEAEAEMAGPWVMDDRFRKDRKEESFTLEEKFAKLEVDEDIEREIEALRMRNPARKQEDSPN
- the gnd gene encoding decarboxylating NADP(+)-dependent phosphogluconate dehydrogenase → MSELADIGVIGLAVMGENLILNMESKGFRVACYNRTVDKVDAFVNGRGAGKNLVGCRTLDQLAANLAKPRKVMLMVRAGDAVDVLIEMLVPLLDPGDIIIDGGNSAYMDTTRRCRELATKGLLHVGAGVSGGEEGALHGPSIMPGGNGAAWPALQPIFQAIAAKVEDGTPCCDWIGPEGSGHFVKTVHNGIEYGDMQIICEAYHLMSQGLGMSAAQMQPIFARWNKGFLDSYLIQITADILSQVDPDSGKPVVDVILDAAGQKGTGKWTSQVGLDLGVAIPQIAEAVFARSLSAAKDERTDAHRKLTGPDPKYTGDSEMLVKQLEQAVYAAKICSYAQGFQLLRAASQEFAWNLNYGGIAQIWREGCIIRARFLGDIKKAYDADASLANLLLAPVFQEVLANAQSAWRNVLKTAMDLGIPMPVMASSLSYYDGYRCARLPANLLQAQRDYFGAHMYERTDRPRGEFFHTNWTGMGGATSSTTYNV
- the pspF gene encoding phage shock protein operon transcriptional activator, coding for MAIITKTHSLFSEALGRSDAFLSFQEQLGAVAKVDRPVVIIGERGSGKELAAVRLHYHSTRWQAPLVTVNCAALSESLLESELFGHEPGAFTGAIRLRTGRFESAHQGTLFLDEIGTMPLTMQEKILRVVEYQVVERLGGSRPMEVDVRIVAATNANLKSMAESGRFKDDLLDRLAFEVLHVPPLREREGDVLLLAEHFAARMAVELGLSTAPRFSKKVLEILEGYPWPGNVRELKSVVERAVFRAKGSEVIRDVVVDPFARTGRKVVEASMEPSAVSRQENGSTERGAGLLESMNLPDALADLERRYLEHALRQARFNQRKAAKILGLRYHQFRGLYRKHSQVQAELNNTDM